A window of Hevea brasiliensis isolate MT/VB/25A 57/8 chromosome 14, ASM3005281v1, whole genome shotgun sequence contains these coding sequences:
- the LOC110657250 gene encoding cation/H(+) antiporter 15-like: MVYFETDCIDFKEDIYGRGLFSGNKKFNPFNAIYPVSMVQAILALFMCKLVYYALRPWIKSRVVCNFLGGIILGASVLGKNKKYMENIFPDKEMLVLDTIVKIGTGYFIFLTAVKMDAAMFLKMAKNIWIISLSSCLMPLSFALVVCLMVKRRISELFGRAASNIHILCHGLSVTLFSSIADAMDEHNLLTTELGQLAMSTVMLIEAIGWSLMCFSIIFTQENIYSSIGTSLSICLLAVFAAYIVRPAILQIIKRTPEESSVSEISVVAVLILVLVMGFIADSMIGGFQLGVLLMGLIIPDGPPLGAAIVEKTETMVMEFFQPLFFLLIGYNIDASLIFNYNGFGFLLLLVVGVQIGKISGILLASLFVHINFRNADLLGFILNFKGVINLAAMERWLINGLADERMYTALKPEIRLIESPCPQKYRRTLQTTPFAEEFHILTCIHGEDNVHSIITLLEASNPTVNSPLSIHAIELSGRAAPLLTPYSGHSKSFKSNNSTYHIMHAFSNYSRNSHGPVLLRPFVLVAPFKTMHNIICNYAEDRRVPFIIVPFLGNQQDNNRHLLRSFNAQLQANAPCTVGILVQKGLPPRKNLLGQFSCNVLVIFMGGPDDSEALKLAMRMSENSNVSITLLRIYLKMDEVDIKGDGNGLDDLLVQEFKDKNVKNSRVLCHEVVVNDSLQLIATIQSMEHSYDLVVVGKVPAQIKFLKEMTEWAEYSELGVMGDFLYSSKFHDCKMSMLMQHYLKVEETTPSFFIDNA; this comes from the exons ACTGATTGCATTGATTTCAAGGAGGATATTTATGGTCGTGGCTTATTTTCTGGGAATAAAAAATTTAACCCTTTCAATGCTATATATCCTGTCTCCATGGTTCAAGCAATCTTGGCATTATTTATGTGCAAACTTGTGTACTATGCTCTCAGGCCTTGGATAAAATCAAGAGTTGTCTGCAATTTCTTG GGTGGGATCATTTTAGGAGCCTCTGTTCTGGGTAAGAACAAGAAATACATGGAAAACATTTTTCCTGACAAAGAGATGTTGGTGCTTGATACAATAGTTAAGATTGGCACAGGATACTTCATTTTCCTCACAGCTGTGAAAATGGACGCAGCTATGTTCCTAAAAATGGCAAAGAATATTTGGATTATCAGTTTATCAAGCTGCCTTATGCCTCTTTCATTTGCCTTAGTAGTGTGTTTGATGGTAAAGAGGAGAATTAGTGAATTATTTGGAAGAGCAGCCAGCAATATACACATCTTATGTCATGGGCTATCAGTTACTTTATTCTCTTCTATTGCTGATGCCATGGATGAGCACAACCTTTTAACTACAGAGCTAGGCCAACTTGCCATGTCTACAGTAATGTTGATTGAGGCAATTGGTTGGTCTCTTATGTGCTTCTCAATCATTTTTACACAGgaaaatatttattcttcaattggAACTTCCCTTTCCATATGTTTACTAGCAGTTTTTGCTGCATATATTGTAAGGCCAGCAATATTACAAATTATCAAGAGAACACCAGAGGAGAGTTCTGTTAGTGAAATTAGTGTTGTAGCAGTACTAATATTGGTTCTAGTCATGGGTTTTATTGCTGATTCAATGATTGGAGGCTTTCAACTTGGGGTTTTACTGATGGGGTTGATCATACCAGATGGACCTCCACTAGGTGCAGCTATAGTAGAGAAAACTGAAACCATGGTGATGGAGTTTTTTCAGCCTTTGTTCTTCCTTCTTATTGGTTACAATATAGATGCTTCTTTGATATTCAACTATAATGGTTTTGGCTTCTTGCTGCTCTTAGTTGTTGGAGTTCAAATAGGAAAGATATCTGGAATTCTTTTGGCTTCACTGTTTGTTCATATCAATTTTCGAAACGCTGATTTGCTCGGCTTCATTTTGAATTTCAAGGGCGTCATCAACTTAGCAGCTATGGAGAGATGGCTCATCAATGGT TTGGCAGATGAGAGGATGTATACTGCATTG AAACCTGAAATCAGACTCATCGAATCTCCTTGTCCACAAAAATACAGAAGAACACTTCAAACAACTCCATTTGCAGAAGAATTTCACATTCTTACCTGCATTCACGGTGAAGACAATGTCCACAGCATCATTACTCTACTAGAAGCATCCAACCCAACTGTCAATAGCCCTTTAAGCATCCATGCAATCGAGCTTTCTGGTAGAGCAGCTCCATTGCTCACACCTTACAGTGGCCACAGCAAGAGTTTCAAATCTAACAATTCAACATATCATATTATGCATGCCTTTTCAAATTATTCAAGAAACTCCCATGGTCCCGTCTTGTTAAGACCATTTGTTTTGGTTGCCCCATTCAAGACCATGCACAACATCATTTGCAACTATGCAGAGGATAGAAGAGTTCCTTTCATCATCGTACCTTTCCTAGGAAATCAACAAGATAATAACCGTCATCTCTTGCGGAGTTTTAATGCACAGCTTCAAGCAAATGCACCTTGCACTGTTGGGATCTTAGTACAAAAAGGATTGCCACCTCGAAAAAACTTATTAGGTCAGTTCTCTTGCAATGTATTAGTCATCTTCATGGGTGGTCCTGATGATTCTGAAGCCTTGAAACTTGCAATGAGGATGTCTGAAAATTCAAATGTGAGCATCACCCTGTTGAGAATTTACTTGAAAATGGATGAAGTAGACATTAAAGGAGATGGAAATGGATTAGATGACTTACTAGTCCAAGAATTTAAGGATAAAAATGTAAAGAACTCTAGAGTTCTTTGCCATGAGGTGGTAGTAAATGATAGTTTACAATTGATTGCTACAATTCAATCAATGGAACATAGTTATGACCTTGTTGTGGTGGGTAAGGTGCCTGCCCAAATCaaatttttgaaggaaatgacTGAGTGGGCAGAGTATTCAGAGCTAGGTGTGATGGGTGATTTCCTTTATTCATCAAAGTTTCATGATTGTAAGATGTCTATGTTAATGCAACACTATTTAAAGGTTGAGGAAACCACTCCTAGTTTCTTTATTGACAATGCATAA